The nucleotide sequence AATGGTCAGGTACCTGTTCTTCCTCACACGATGGAAACGCGTGATTTCTTATGTGAACAGTTTACCGAGATGGGTAATTTTGCCGCCCAGCATGGTACAACCGTTATTTTTGAACCTTTAAACAGAAAAGAGTGTTTCTATCTGCGTCAGGTAGCCGATGCAGCTTCACTTTGTCGTGACATTAACAACAAAGGGGTTCGTTGCATGGGAGACTTCTGGCACATGACCTGGGAGGAAACTTCTGATATGGGAGCCTTTATTTCTGGTGGAGAATACCTCCAGCACGTACATGTGGCTAGCAGAAAACGCAGAAGCATGCCCGGCGAAGATGGTGAAGCCGACAACTATATCAACGGATTCAAAGGATTAAAAATGATTGGTTACAAAAACTACGTAAGCTTTGAATGTGGATGCCAGGGAGACCGTAAGGTAGTTCTGCCAGCCGCAGTAAAACTTTTACGCGAACAATGGGAGAAAGCATAACATGCCATTAGTATATCCGACAATGAAATTAAGTGAGGTGGTTGAAGAACACACCTCACTTATTCCTGTTATTAACCGTTTTGGGATTCGTCTGGGATTGGGCGACAAATCGGTCAACCAAATTTGTGAAGAATATGGAATAGATCCTGATTTCTTTCTGATAGTTATAAATACGTTTCTTAACGAAGAGTATTTTCCTGAAAAGAAACTGCAGATGTTCCATACCTCGCAAATCATAGATTACTTAACCAAAACAAATAGCTATTACGGACGCTATCAACTACCGAACATAGAGAGACACCTCTCCTCTTTCATTTCCATGAGTTCTCCGGATAACGGATCTTTAAATCTTATTGGAAAGTTTTTCTCAAGTTTTAAAGAAGAACTTACTGCACGCATAGAGAACGACGGAAAGGTTTGGTTTCCTTACTGTCTGGAACTTAGCAATAAATTAAACGCCTTACAAACCGCCGAAGAACTTAAAGAGTTACAGTTGTGCACAATCAAAAGGGAGGAAGACCGCATCGAAGCGTTGTTATATGATTTAAAATGTATTCTGATTAAGCACATTTCGGGCGAGTATAACGAAAACCTCTGTTACGCCGTAATCTTTTCGATCGGAAGTCTGGAGAAAGATATCAAACAACATAACCGCATTCGTTACCGGATACTTGCACCCATGGCAATGGCAATGGAACAATTATGTAAATAAGCAATATCGGTCATGTATCATACAAAACGTATCGCCATCCTTCTACCGGACACATTACAAAGTACCGGACTTCAGTCAATACTGACTGAATACTTTCCGCCAGTCGAAATTGGCTGCTTTTCCTCTTATGAATCATTCATTGCTTTAGGAGGAGATACTTTCGATTATTATTTCACTCTTTCTGAAACGTTTGTATTGAATGTGGATTTCTTTCTTCCCCGCAAAAGTAAAACCGTAATACTAACGGATTGCCCCATGTGTGGTCCGTCGCTACCATCTTATACCAATCTGTTAACAGTACGTGCTTCACTGGAAACAATAATCGAACAAATACAGCAATTGTTTGATGCCGATGTAAACAATTTAATAGCAGGAGAAGGCAACAAAGACCTGTCTGCAAGGGAAATTGAAGTACTACAATTGGTTGTAAAAGGAACAATAAACAAAGAAATTGCCGATCGGCTGAACATAAGTTTAAATACGGTACTTACTCACCGTAAGAACATTACAGCTAAATTAGGCATTAAAACAGTTTCGGGGCTCACGTTTTATGCCATCATGCATGGCATAATTTCGGCCGACGACATCGATCTTTAAATGCCATTCTATGATTCAATTTATTAAGACTACCATTCGCTACGAAAAAGAAGAACCAATCCAATCATTTAGTCTTGACATAAAGACGAACGAAAAAATTGTCTTCACCGGACCTTCCGGATCGGGAAAGAGTTCCCTGCTAAATGCATTAATGGGGTTTATTCCCTTAGCCGAAGGTGAAATCAAAATAAACGACCTGCTTTTATGTCCGGAGACAATAAACACAATTCGTCAACAACTATCATTTCTTCCCCAAGAGCTTAATCTAGACCTGGCAAGTGCACGCGATCTCCTGCTTTATCCCTTTGAATTTAAAAATAACCGACACCTGCTACCAAATCAGAAAGCAATTTCCGAGATACTGGATCGGCTACTCCTTACCAATCAGATACTGAAAAAAAAACTATCTGAAATATCCGGCGGACAGAAACAAAGGCTTGCACTGGCATCAATTATTTTATTAGACAAACCTGTTATGATTTTGGACGAGCCAACCTCTGCACTTGATGACCAATCAGCCAAAGCAGTTGCATCTATCATTTGTTCGCTTAGCAAAACCACTGTCATCTCTGCGTCGCACGATGTTAGGTGGATAGAATCAATGGATATACAGTCAAAACTATAAATTATGGGCGCTCAAGATATTAGTTGGTTAAATTTGATAAGTGGCTATGCGTTGCTGCTTATCCCGATTTTTATTTTCTCATATTACAAAACAGGACTTACCAAAGATATGCTTTGGGCTATTACCCGAATGACTATACAGCTCTTTCTGGTTGGCGTATATCTGGAATTTATCTTTACGCTGAACAGCTGGCTGGTTAATTTAGCCTGGGTACTTATAATGATTGCAGTAACAGCCTACACAGTTACAGACCGGGCCCAACTATCGCGCAAATTATTTATACTACCTGTATTTATATCTATTTTCATCAGCCTCGCTCTGGTTGACTTGTATCTGCTGGGAGTTGTCCTGAAGCTCGATTTTATTTTCGAAGCGCGCTATTTCATTCCCATCACGGGCATGTTGATTGGCAATACGCTGGCCGACATGGTTATTTCTCTTAATAACTTTTACAAAGGGATCAGCAAACAACAAACAACATATCGCTTTGCCCTGGCAAACGGAGCAACACGGTCGGAAGCCCTTTCACTCTTTATGCGCGAGGCAATCCGTGTCACGATGAGCCGAGGTATAGCAACAACAGCAGTGATGGGACTAGTCTCCTTACCCGGAATGATGACCGGCCAGATACTGGGAGGTAGTTCTCCTTCGGTTGCCATAAAGTATCAGATACTGATTATGCTTACCATTTTTGTCTCATCCCTGGTTACCAATGTCCTTACTTTACTCTTCTCCTGTCGCAACGCCTTCGATTCTATGGGTAATTTACGAAAAGAAGTTATACGTTAAAAATCACTACAAATAGTGATTGCAGCCCACTCTTGCTTTTTGTTCCTTTGCATTGAAAATTCAATACCAGAAACAATGAAGCATCTATATCTTTTCGCTATTATTTTTGCGGGTATATTCATTGTGCGCGAAGCAAAAGCGGCACATGAAAATGAAAATGCAAACGATACGATCAAAACCTATGCAATGAACGAAGTAATAATTACTTCTTCAACCAAGGAAACCAATAACCTGCGCACTCTTCCTGGTTCAGTTACCGTTTTATCTCCGCTAACCATATCCGGAAACCAGATCGAATCAGTAAAAGATCTAAGCAGCTACGTTCCAAACTTTTTTATTCCTGACTACGGTTCCAAAATGACATCGGCCGTATATATTCGTGGCATTGGCACACGAAGCAGCGGTCAGTCGGTAGGACTATACGTGGACGACGCCCCCTATTTGGATAAAAGCACCTTCGATTTTGAATTGACTGATATCCAACGCATCGAAGTTCTGCGAGGCCCCCAGGGTACACTTTACGGCAGAAACGCCATGGGCGGAATTATCAATATCTATACCCTATCCCCCTTTGAATACCAGGGAACAAAACTATCCCTTTCGGCAGGCAACTATGGTCAGTTTAAAGCAAAAGCATCGCATTACAATAAGATTAACGAGAAACTTGGCATCTCCATTGGCGGATATTACGATCGGAACGATGGATTCTTCACCAACGAATACAACGGCAAACGGGCAGATAATGAAGAATCAGCAGGCGGACGATTCAAACTGGACTGGCTTATTAACCCTCGTCTGAAAGCATCCTATACTTTTTCGTTGGATTATACCAAGCAAGGAGCTTTCCCTTACGGACTTTACGATCCTGAGACAAAAGAAATTGCCGGAGTAAATATAAACGATCCAAGTTCCTACAATCGCCGGATGATTGGCAATCAGTTACATCTGGAGTACAAAGCCAATCGTTTTACACTAAGCAGTACTACCGGCTACAGGTACTTTAAAGACAATATGAGTATGGATCAGGACTTTTCCCCACTCTCCCTATTTACGCTTAGCCAGGAACAAAAACAAAATGCATTAAGCCAGGAGATTACTTTAAAGTCCAATCAACCTCAAAATTATCAATGGTCGTTCGGAGCATACGGATTTTACGACGATCTCCACATAGACGGTCCCGTAACTTTTAAACAAGATGGCGTAAGCACTGTACTTCAATCTGTTTTCAATAAACTGAAGGAAAATAATCCCCGAATGCCTCTGCTTAAGATACTGGATGAAGAAATCTATATTCCCGGTTCTTTCGATACCCCCACATACGGACTGGCGCTTTACCATCAGTCAACATACAACAATCTTTTTACAGACGGACTTTCAATTACGGCCGGAGTACGTTTGGATTACGAAAAGGCAAAGCTGGATTATTATTCAGAAGCAAGTATGAATTTCGGTATGCAAATGGCCCAAGGTATGCCCGTAATTAATCTGCCTGCACTCGATCCCAGTGTGATGGAAGGAAATATTAACCAGGATTTCTGGCAGGTGCTACCCAAACTATCACTAAAGTACGAATGCACTCCCTCTACTTTGACTTATCTATCCGTTGCCAGAGGTTATAAAGCCGGAGGTTATAATGTACAAATGTTCGCCGACCTGATTCAGGATCAGCTCAAATACGACTTAATGAGTGCATATGCACCTTCTATGGCCGTAGAGCCCTCTCCGGTAAAAGATGTAGCGGCTTATAAACCCGAATACAGCTGGAATTACGAAGCCGGGATTCGCAGCGAACTGATAGACAAACGGCTGAGCGCCGAACTATCTCTTTTCTGGATGGATTTACGGAATATCCAACTTACTAAATTTGTGAACAGCGGCAATGGCCGCATTATTACCAACGGAGGGAAAGCCCAAAGTTACGGAGCCGAAATAAGCCTGCGCGCCCGCCTGGCAACGGGATTGACCGCCGATCTGAGTTATGGTTATACACACGCCACATTTCGGAACTACATACATGAAGAAAAAGTAGGAGCCGAAATAATCCAGACAGATTATAAAGGAAATCACATCCCATATACACCTGGTCATACATTAAGTGCGGGAGTACAATACATAAAGCTGTTTAAAGGAAAGTGGATCGATCAGATCAGCATATCAGGCCAGTACACCGGAGCCGGGAAAATCTGGTGGACCGAAAAAAACGATATCGGACAGGATTTTTATGGAACAATCAATGCAAAAGCAGGAGTTCGTAAAGGAAACGTAAAATTAGATGTATGGACCCGCAACCTGCTGGATGCATCCTATGCCGCCTTTTATTTCGAATCGTTCGGTAAACCCTATATGCAGAAAGGGAAACCATTCCAGCTTGGAGCCGAAATCTCGGTTGCATTCTGATAGCATGAATTAAATAAAAACCATTTAGATTGGTAAACGATTATAGTATGAATAAATTTATTTTTCTGACTGCCGGCTTACTTTGGGGAGCGTCTATGCTTCAAGCAGAAGAAGTTGATACACTGAACACCCGTAGTATCTTTTTAGACGAGGTTGTTGTTCAGTCATTTAAACAGGATAAGGCATTTAGTCTCGAACCTATTTCGGTTTCGGCATTTAGCAGTACGAATATTATTAACCGGAACATTACCGGCATTAAGGAGTTCAGTGCGCTGGTTCCTAATTTATTTATGCCGGATTATGGATCAAAGCTCACTTCCCCTGTTTATATCCGCGGAATTGGTTCAAAAATCAATGCTCCGTCGGTCGGACTTTATGTAGACGGAATTCCTTATTTTGAGAAATCAGCTTTCGATTTCGACTTTAGCGAAGTAGACCGTATCGAAGTTTTGCGTGGACCGCAAGGCACCTTGTACGGACGTAATACCATGGGTGGAATTATCAATGTATTTACAAAGTCACCCCTCGACTATCAGGGTACCAATCTTACGCTTTCGGCGGGAAATTACGGACAACGACAAGCTACAGCTTCGCATTACGGAAAAATAAACGACAAAATAGGCTATGCCATTTCAGGAAACTATACTCATTCGGACGGATTCTTCACCAATCTTGCCACCAATAAGAAGGCCGACAAAATGGATAGCGGATCGGGACGAATCAGACTGGAATGGAAGCTGAAACCGGAACTTACGCTAAAACTTATGAGCAGTCTGGATTATTCAGATCAGGGAGGATATCCGTACGGACTATATGACAAAGAAACAAATACCGTAGGCGACGTGAACTATAACGACTTCAGCTCCTACAAACGAACCTTGTCAAATACGGGAGCAACCCTCGATTATAAAACAGACAACTTTTGGCTCAGTTCCCAGACTGCCTATCAGTATCTGTCGGACCGGCAAGGAGTAGACCAGGACTTCTCTACTAAAAACCAATACTATGTGATTCAAAAACAGCAACAACACATGGCTTCGGAAGAGCTGAACATCAAATCGGTTACCGATAGCTGGTATAAATGGTTGTTCGGAGCCTTTGGTTTTTATCAGGGATCGGACACAGAGGTGAATCTTGATTACAAGTTACAAGCCATGTCCACCCATAAAACCTACGATTCTCCATCGTATGGCTTTGCGCTCTACCATCAATCCACGTTCGACCATATACTTACAGATGGACTTTCGCTTACCGCTGGCGTACGTTACGACTGGGAACGGTCACGCAATGGTTACGAAGCCTACCGAACGATGAAAGATACAACGGGTCTGACAGACTCATTTAACAGTAAACTTACATTTACCCAGATCACACCAAAAGCGACCCTGCAATATACAACCCCTTCGGACCAGATGATTTATGCAACTGTCTCCAAAGGATATAAATCCGGAGGATTCAACACATCATTCCAAAGAGAAGAAGACCGTACATTCGATCCGGAATTCAGCTGGAACTATGAAGTCGGAACGAAAGTTAATTTTTGGGACAGCCGGATAAAAGCCGAAGTAAGTCTTTTCTACATCGACTGGAGACATCAGCAAATCTACCAACCGTTACCCAGTGGCGTAGGATCAATGCTAAAAAACGCCGGCCGCTCCGAGAGCAAAGGAATCGAAGCCAGTCTGCAGGCCAATGTTTGCAACGGATTTATGTTTAACGTTTCATACGGTTATACCGATGCAACATTTAAAGAATACCAACGCAGCGCCACGCTCGATTACGCGGGTAAACGACTTCCGCTTGTCCCCTCGCAAACACTATCAGTGGGTACAGACTACATGATCCCGGTAAAGTCTCATTTCCTGGACAGAATATTGGTTAACATCACGTATAGCGGAACAGGTAAATTATACTGGAGCGAAAGTAACGACGCCTATCAGTCATACTACGGAATCGTAAACGGAAAAGCATCCTTTGTAAAAGGACCTTTGACCATTGCTTTTTGGGGAAAGAACATCACCGGAGCAGATTATACCTCTTTTTACTTTGAATCTGGCGGGAACTCCTTTGCTCAGAAAGGAAAACCTGTTACCTTTGGGGGAAATCTGACGTTGAACTTCTAATTTATAACAAATGTGGCTTAAACCTACAACCAATAAACTGGTTACCTTTCTGTGTCTCTACATTGCACAATCAATACCCATGAGCTTTTTCTCTACGGTAATTCCTGTAATGATGCGACAAGAGAATTTTTCTTTATCAGCTATTGGATTGTTACAACTAATTAAATTACCCTGGATAATCAAATTCTTCTGGTCGCCGTTGGTCGACCGGAATTGTATGACAGTATCTCACTACAAGCGATGGATATTCTCGTCGGAATTAATTTATGCGGTACTCATTTTCTCGGTTGCATTTTTGGATTTTAAAGAAAACTTTTCAACAATCCTTATCCTTGTCATCATATCCTTCGTAGCATCCGCCACACAGGATATCGCAACAGATGCACTAGCGGTACTCTCTTTTAGCCGTAAGGATAAAAGTCTGGTAAACAGCATGCAATCCATGGGAAGCTTTGCCGGTGCAATGATAGGTGGAGGCGTTCTTTTACTTTTGTTCAAACAAATCGGGTGGAATAGCCTGCTTCCCTGTCTAGCAATCTTTGTTATCGTGGCATTAGTACCACTTTTCTTTAACAAAGACATCGCGATTAAAGAAAAAAGTCAGGCTCAGAAAGCAAAGAAAACCGATTTTTACTATTTCTTTACGCAAAAAGGCATCTGGAAACAAATCATATTTCTGTTTCTTTATTATTCCGGACTAATAGGAACGCTTGCAATGCTTAAACCCTATATGGTAGATTTAGGTTATAATATAAAGGAAATCGGTGTGATGAGTGGTCTTGCAGGTACATTTATCGCCTTTCTTTCCTCATTTGGCGGAGGATTTATCATCAGACGCATCGGAAGATACAGAGCCCGGATACTGTTTGCTGTAGCCATCCTCCTTGCAACGTTCTATTTTTTAGGACTATCGTATGTAACGCCAACCACCTTGCTGCTTTATATCGGAATTTTTCTGCTATGGGGAAGTTACGGAATGGCTACCATTATAGTCTATACCACAGCGATGGACTGTGTGCGCGAAGGTCGCGAAGGAACCGATTTTACAATTCAAACGGTAATTACCCACCTCAGCAGCATGTGTATTGCCATAGCCAGCGGTAAAATAGCAGACCTTACAGGTTACCACGGCTTGTTCTTGTTTGAAGTTATTCTGGCCACGGTTTCGCTGATATATATTATATTTGTATTTAAAAAGAAGCAAACGCTATGACAGACGAATTATTAGAAAAATACAATATTCCTGTTCCAAGATATACAAGTTATCCGCCAGCTAATTATTTTTCTGATTCATTTACGAATCAGAACTATGAAGATGCCATCCGCGCATCCAATAATCAGCAGCCTCAACATATTTCATTCTACATCCATATTCCTTTTTGCCGTCATCTTTGTCATTACTGTGGTTGTAATTCCTTTGCCATGATGAATGAAACGAAGGTAAACGAATACCTCATGGCTGTTCATAAGGAAATCGATAAAGTTACGCAGTTACTTGACAATCGCCGGATGATTGCACAAATACATTACGGAGGAGGAAGCCCTACCTCTATTCCCGTTGAACGATTACGCGAGCTGAACGAACATTTGCTTGATCGTTTCAAGACAATTGAGAATCCGGAGATTGCCATTGAATGCCATCCGGGATACCTGGACGAGTCGTACTGGCAATCGCTAACCGAAGCCGGATTTAACCGGATAAGTCTGGGCGTGCAGGACTTCGACGCCAACGTATTGAAAACGGTAAACCGCCGTCCGTCGCTCCTTCCTTTAGAAACTATATTCGGCATTCTGCGCGCTGCAGGTGTACGAATCAATATGGACTTCATTTACGGATTGCCCCATCAAACGGTTGAGAGCTTTACCCGGACAATCGAACAGGCCATCGCACTAAATCCCGACCGGCTTGTTACATTCTCGTATGCGCATGTTCCCTGGGTAAATAAAAGTCAGCTTATCCTTGAAAAAGCGGGACTTCCTGCCAGTGAAGTGAAAAGCAACATGTACGACTCGGCCAGACAAACACTTAAAAGCGCCGGTTACCTGCCCGTCGGACTGGACCATTTTGTTCGTCCGGACGATGAGCTTTATTCCGCGCTGCAAACAAAAGCGCTGCACCGTAACTTTCAGGGATATTGTACCCGCCGCACAACCGGACAGGTATATGCTTTTGGAGTAACCGGAATCAGCCAGCTTTCCACAGCATACAGTCAAAATATAAAAGATATTGCAGGATATATCGAACAAATAAACAGCGGAACATTCGCCGTAGTGAAAGGATATTCTCTCACAAGAGAAGAACAGATCACCCGCGAAGCAATAGAATCGCTCATGTGTAACGGAAGCCTGGACTGGGAAGAACGAGCAGATCAATTCAATATCCCGGTGGAAGAATTCAGGGCAGCTACCTCCTATGACGCGAACAAAATGGAACAGTTTGCTGCAGACGGACTTATAACCTATTCCGATAAAAAGATACAACTAACTCCTGCGGGGAATCTGTTTGTCCGAAATGTAGCAGCGTCGTTAGACAAGCTTATGATTCATTCAACTAAATCGTTCTCTAAACCGGTATAACACATGGAAACAAAACCAACACAAGTAGTCATTATCGGTGCAGGACTTACAGGACTTACAACCGCTTTTTATCTGACACGCAGAGGAATATCAGTACAGATTGTAGAGTCTGCCGACCGTGTAGGCGGACAAATTCATACATTTCAGGAAGATGGATTTACCTACGAATCGGGACCTAACACCGGAGTAGTCTCCTATCCCGAAGTAGCAGAGCTATTTGCCGCACTGGAACCCAATTGTCATTTAGAAACAGCTAAAGAAGAATCCAAGCGTCGTCTGATTTGGAAAGGAGACCGTTTTCGTGAACTCCCCTCCGGCCTTTTAAGCGCGATAACCACCCCCTTGTTTACGTTGAAGGATAAATTCAGAATATTGGGAGAACCCTTCCGGGCAAAAGGAACAAATCCTGACGAATCCGTTGCCGGTCTGGCAGGCAGAAGGTTGGGGAAATCGTTCGTCGACTACGCCGTCGATCCTTTTCTTTCCGGTGTATATGCCGGAGACCCCCATACACTTGTCACCCGATATGCGTTGCCTAAATTATACAATCTGGAACAAGATTACGGAAGTTTTATCCGCGGTTCTATTGCCAAAGCAAAGATACCGAAGACCGAACGCGACCTGCTTGCTTCCAAAAAAGTATTTTCAGCCAAGGGAGGATTAAACCAATTGGCCGATGCACTGGCTAAATCCATCGGAACAAAACATATTATATTAGGCGCAAAAGATGTAACGGTAAATCCCAATTCCAATAAATGGGACATCCGGTATAAAACACATCACGGCGAGCACACGCTTCATGCAGATCAGGTAGTTACCACCATCGGAGCCTATAATTTGCCGGCATTACTCCCTTTTATCGATCAAAAAGAGATGGAGGCCATAAGCAATCTGGTATATGCACCGGTAATTCAGGCGAGCGTTGGAATTAAAAATACCGGAACACTAAAATTCAATGCATTCGGAGGATTAGTTCCTTCCAAAGAAAAGAAAAGAATTTTAGGCATTCTGTTTCCATCTGCCTGTTTTGAAAGCCGGTCGCCGGAAGAAGGAGCCCTTTTCTCGTTCTTTATGGGTGGAATGAAACACCTGGA is from uncultured Macellibacteroides sp. and encodes:
- a CDS encoding sugar phosphate isomerase/epimerase family protein — its product is MTLNRRNFIKASLSGAAIATAGGSQMAFASSCSQAQPASDSKLALNLSFQEGTAPGSSLNEKFDYMESMGITGFEPGGTGLAGRVSEIQQALKGRNIKVSAICAGFKGFILSEKPEIRKECMDTMKEIIAAAGELGSTGVIIVPAFNGQVPVLPHTMETRDFLCEQFTEMGNFAAQHGTTVIFEPLNRKECFYLRQVADAASLCRDINNKGVRCMGDFWHMTWEETSDMGAFISGGEYLQHVHVASRKRRSMPGEDGEADNYINGFKGLKMIGYKNYVSFECGCQGDRKVVLPAAVKLLREQWEKA
- a CDS encoding helix-turn-helix transcriptional regulator; protein product: MKLSEVVEEHTSLIPVINRFGIRLGLGDKSVNQICEEYGIDPDFFLIVINTFLNEEYFPEKKLQMFHTSQIIDYLTKTNSYYGRYQLPNIERHLSSFISMSSPDNGSLNLIGKFFSSFKEELTARIENDGKVWFPYCLELSNKLNALQTAEELKELQLCTIKREEDRIEALLYDLKCILIKHISGEYNENLCYAVIFSIGSLEKDIKQHNRIRYRILAPMAMAMEQLCK
- a CDS encoding LuxR C-terminal-related transcriptional regulator, with protein sequence MYHTKRIAILLPDTLQSTGLQSILTEYFPPVEIGCFSSYESFIALGGDTFDYYFTLSETFVLNVDFFLPRKSKTVILTDCPMCGPSLPSYTNLLTVRASLETIIEQIQQLFDADVNNLIAGEGNKDLSAREIEVLQLVVKGTINKEIADRLNISLNTVLTHRKNITAKLGIKTVSGLTFYAIMHGIISADDIDL
- a CDS encoding ATP-binding cassette domain-containing protein, whose translation is MIQFIKTTIRYEKEEPIQSFSLDIKTNEKIVFTGPSGSGKSSLLNALMGFIPLAEGEIKINDLLLCPETINTIRQQLSFLPQELNLDLASARDLLLYPFEFKNNRHLLPNQKAISEILDRLLLTNQILKKKLSEISGGQKQRLALASIILLDKPVMILDEPTSALDDQSAKAVASIICSLSKTTVISASHDVRWIESMDIQSKL
- a CDS encoding ABC transporter permease is translated as MGAQDISWLNLISGYALLLIPIFIFSYYKTGLTKDMLWAITRMTIQLFLVGVYLEFIFTLNSWLVNLAWVLIMIAVTAYTVTDRAQLSRKLFILPVFISIFISLALVDLYLLGVVLKLDFIFEARYFIPITGMLIGNTLADMVISLNNFYKGISKQQTTYRFALANGATRSEALSLFMREAIRVTMSRGIATTAVMGLVSLPGMMTGQILGGSSPSVAIKYQILIMLTIFVSSLVTNVLTLLFSCRNAFDSMGNLRKEVIR
- a CDS encoding TonB-dependent receptor is translated as MKHLYLFAIIFAGIFIVREAKAAHENENANDTIKTYAMNEVIITSSTKETNNLRTLPGSVTVLSPLTISGNQIESVKDLSSYVPNFFIPDYGSKMTSAVYIRGIGTRSSGQSVGLYVDDAPYLDKSTFDFELTDIQRIEVLRGPQGTLYGRNAMGGIINIYTLSPFEYQGTKLSLSAGNYGQFKAKASHYNKINEKLGISIGGYYDRNDGFFTNEYNGKRADNEESAGGRFKLDWLINPRLKASYTFSLDYTKQGAFPYGLYDPETKEIAGVNINDPSSYNRRMIGNQLHLEYKANRFTLSSTTGYRYFKDNMSMDQDFSPLSLFTLSQEQKQNALSQEITLKSNQPQNYQWSFGAYGFYDDLHIDGPVTFKQDGVSTVLQSVFNKLKENNPRMPLLKILDEEIYIPGSFDTPTYGLALYHQSTYNNLFTDGLSITAGVRLDYEKAKLDYYSEASMNFGMQMAQGMPVINLPALDPSVMEGNINQDFWQVLPKLSLKYECTPSTLTYLSVARGYKAGGYNVQMFADLIQDQLKYDLMSAYAPSMAVEPSPVKDVAAYKPEYSWNYEAGIRSELIDKRLSAELSLFWMDLRNIQLTKFVNSGNGRIITNGGKAQSYGAEISLRARLATGLTADLSYGYTHATFRNYIHEEKVGAEIIQTDYKGNHIPYTPGHTLSAGVQYIKLFKGKWIDQISISGQYTGAGKIWWTEKNDIGQDFYGTINAKAGVRKGNVKLDVWTRNLLDASYAAFYFESFGKPYMQKGKPFQLGAEISVAF
- a CDS encoding TonB-dependent receptor, which translates into the protein MNKFIFLTAGLLWGASMLQAEEVDTLNTRSIFLDEVVVQSFKQDKAFSLEPISVSAFSSTNIINRNITGIKEFSALVPNLFMPDYGSKLTSPVYIRGIGSKINAPSVGLYVDGIPYFEKSAFDFDFSEVDRIEVLRGPQGTLYGRNTMGGIINVFTKSPLDYQGTNLTLSAGNYGQRQATASHYGKINDKIGYAISGNYTHSDGFFTNLATNKKADKMDSGSGRIRLEWKLKPELTLKLMSSLDYSDQGGYPYGLYDKETNTVGDVNYNDFSSYKRTLSNTGATLDYKTDNFWLSSQTAYQYLSDRQGVDQDFSTKNQYYVIQKQQQHMASEELNIKSVTDSWYKWLFGAFGFYQGSDTEVNLDYKLQAMSTHKTYDSPSYGFALYHQSTFDHILTDGLSLTAGVRYDWERSRNGYEAYRTMKDTTGLTDSFNSKLTFTQITPKATLQYTTPSDQMIYATVSKGYKSGGFNTSFQREEDRTFDPEFSWNYEVGTKVNFWDSRIKAEVSLFYIDWRHQQIYQPLPSGVGSMLKNAGRSESKGIEASLQANVCNGFMFNVSYGYTDATFKEYQRSATLDYAGKRLPLVPSQTLSVGTDYMIPVKSHFLDRILVNITYSGTGKLYWSESNDAYQSYYGIVNGKASFVKGPLTIAFWGKNITGADYTSFYFESGGNSFAQKGKPVTFGGNLTLNF
- a CDS encoding MFS transporter, coding for MWLKPTTNKLVTFLCLYIAQSIPMSFFSTVIPVMMRQENFSLSAIGLLQLIKLPWIIKFFWSPLVDRNCMTVSHYKRWIFSSELIYAVLIFSVAFLDFKENFSTILILVIISFVASATQDIATDALAVLSFSRKDKSLVNSMQSMGSFAGAMIGGGVLLLLFKQIGWNSLLPCLAIFVIVALVPLFFNKDIAIKEKSQAQKAKKTDFYYFFTQKGIWKQIIFLFLYYSGLIGTLAMLKPYMVDLGYNIKEIGVMSGLAGTFIAFLSSFGGGFIIRRIGRYRARILFAVAILLATFYFLGLSYVTPTTLLLYIGIFLLWGSYGMATIIVYTTAMDCVREGREGTDFTIQTVITHLSSMCIAIASGKIADLTGYHGLFLFEVILATVSLIYIIFVFKKKQTL
- the hemN gene encoding oxygen-independent coproporphyrinogen III oxidase, which encodes MTDELLEKYNIPVPRYTSYPPANYFSDSFTNQNYEDAIRASNNQQPQHISFYIHIPFCRHLCHYCGCNSFAMMNETKVNEYLMAVHKEIDKVTQLLDNRRMIAQIHYGGGSPTSIPVERLRELNEHLLDRFKTIENPEIAIECHPGYLDESYWQSLTEAGFNRISLGVQDFDANVLKTVNRRPSLLPLETIFGILRAAGVRINMDFIYGLPHQTVESFTRTIEQAIALNPDRLVTFSYAHVPWVNKSQLILEKAGLPASEVKSNMYDSARQTLKSAGYLPVGLDHFVRPDDELYSALQTKALHRNFQGYCTRRTTGQVYAFGVTGISQLSTAYSQNIKDIAGYIEQINSGTFAVVKGYSLTREEQITREAIESLMCNGSLDWEERADQFNIPVEEFRAATSYDANKMEQFAADGLITYSDKKIQLTPAGNLFVRNVAASLDKLMIHSTKSFSKPV